The following is a genomic window from Canis lupus familiaris isolate Mischka breed German Shepherd chromosome 10, alternate assembly UU_Cfam_GSD_1.0, whole genome shotgun sequence.
TAGCTTTACAGGTAGGATTATACAACAATAGAAACCAAGGACAGTAAGACTGAGACTTTGTGAAGCTTTTAGGAATCGTTTAGGACAGGCAGAGGGTCCTGAACAACTCATTCATGGCTTAGGAGTATGGCCTAGACCGTGCTAGAGTGGTTGCTTCTAAAAGATGCTGGCCTAGTCTATGCTGGGGCCAAAGGATAAACTAATGCATTGTCCTGTGTTTGTGTAAACCCTACTATGCTTTCCATGGATGAGGCTTGAGTTGTACACCTTGAAGAAAGCCAAACCTGTAAAGGGGAGTTATAAGAACATTGACTCTTGTTCACCTTGGTGGGACAGGCTAAAGGGGGAGGTGGTTGAAGTCCACAGAGTTATGTTCTTCAACTCCACACTTCTGCACCCAGTCTTTTCGAAATGTGAAAGGAAGCTTCTACCTATCATGAGTCAGACCTGGAGTCCATAACCTCAGAAGGCAATACTACTGGCTGAGAATGTAGAAGGATCAAGAAAGCTTTAGTTAAATTCTTGACATTCAACATGACAGGTGCATGTTGATGCCCTATGGAAGATGTCCTTGTGCTTTAAGAAGAGGTCACTGATGGAGGAAGATCTCCTACCTGTTCTTGGCTCTACCGGTAGAACAGTCTTGGGGTGGGCGAGTTATAGAGATGAGCTGCTGTCTCGATTCTGTTCTTACATTagcaaaaacaattaaaaaaaataaaagcaactttgGATTTCTTCAACTTGTCTTACATTGACTTCTCATGTTTGTTCTGATAACCACCACTCATTGAAGTGGCACAGAAAATAGAAGCTCAGGTCCTATGGTCATGCCACATAGGGCTCACTGATGCCCTATGCCATGAGGTGggtacaggtgaggaaacagaggcacagagaagtcaaaCAGCAGGAAGTGACAGAAGCAGAACTACAACCAGGCAGTCTGCTGCCACTGTCCATTCTCTGCACTGTGCTGAGGTTCTGAGATGGGACACAGGAATGGACATTAGCCCAGGAGGTGAGATGATGCCTTCATGTGATCTCTGCAGCCCTGGGGGGTACTCTCAGCTGGGCCTGAGTTAGTAGTTAGGGTCCCTTGCCCTTGGTCCTGAGAGGCTGAAATCCCTTTGTACATCTGTACCTCTACCCggtctagtaaataaataaagatttggaGATGAATCAATGAATTCCAACATCCAGATTATTTGTGAACTTATATATCCACGACCTATCTTCCTGTTCTTGAATTCCAGGTCTCTCCATTTAGCATTGGGGCCCTCTTTGGGTTGAAGCCATAGTTCTGGTAGACTACTTGGAGTGTCCTAGTGCCCGTGGGCTCATCTTGCTACTGTCTGTTGTAGAGACCGGGTGCTTGCTTTCCCTTCCAACTCTAGTTTTGCTGACTTGGGTGAGTCagatgaaatgagaaacaaagtTTAGATTATTCAAGTGATAACTATAAAGTTTCAGGAGTATAGGATCATAGCAAATTATAATGCAGAAACATTTTTGTTACCTTATCTCCCTCAAGCTTATGTTTTTGTCCTGATGGATGGTTGCAAGAAGCAGAAACCATTCACCACCAACATTAGTTTTAAAGGCATGTGCTTTTAGTAGGCATTcagacagggagcctgacagtTTCTGCTACTTGCCTTGTGACGTCAACTGCCGTGCACCTGCCAGGGGCTGGTTTTGATCCTGCCACCACAGGAGTTTGCAGCTATAGGGCCCACTGTGGAGATAACTGGTCTGTCTTTTGGGTCACATTCTGAATGTGGTAAGCCTACTGGGTTGAGCCTGCATTCCTCCCTGTCCCTAACTCTGTGCCCAGGCCATTTCCTCTCTTGTCTCAGCGACCTCCTCATCCTCTCCTGCATGCCAGCTTTTCTCACAGTGCTGTGCCCTGTGCCAGAGATCACTCTTCCCTTTGCTACTTTCCTTATCCTCTGGAATTGAGCTTGTATGCATCACTTTGCTGACACAGGCAGTTAGCTCTTATGTGCTCCTGGCTATGCATTACTACCTCCAAAACATTGGGTTACATTTGATGCATTTGCAGATCAAATCTTTCCCAGAggggcgatccctgggtggctcagtggttgagtgcctgcctttggcccagggtgtgatcctggagaccccggatcgagtcccgcatcgggctccctgcatagagcctgcttctccctctgcctgtgtctctgcctctctctctctatgtctatcatgaataaataaaaaatcttaaaaaaaaaaatctttcctaggCTTGGCCTGGAGAGGTCAAGGTCAAAGTCGGATTATCTGCCTGTGTAGCTTACTGTGTGGCCCTTGGTGGGAGTCCAGTAAATGCTGGATAATGAGTGGCTATGGGCCATCGGCCCAGCTGTGCCTGCTCTCCTCCTGCAGAGAAGTCCACAGAGTAAAGTCCTGGATGCCATTTCTCGTCCTTCAGGGAACATTAGAGAGAAGAGAAGGCCCTGCCCCAAATTCACACAGAATAGTGCAGTTCACCCAAGGGACCAACATGCTGCTTGGAACCCAAATGTAGGAAACGAGGCCTTAACTCAGCCTTCCTCCAGCTTACCAGTTACCACCGTGGGTGCCACCCCCTCTCCCACCTGTGGAAAACCTACACTTCCAACACTGTTTGCCTtcgtctcctcctcctccatcccttttcattccttctcctcccttACCATGTAATAACTACCTTCCTCAGCACTCTGGCATATCAGTTGTTTCCATCTCCAGCCACTGGAGTTGGGTAAGAGCCAGAATCACTGTTCCCACTTGACAGATGGAGAACTAGGTCAGGACCAAGGTTAGGACCAGGGCCTTCCTTGCAGGGAAATGTGGAGGCAGCCTGAATCGCAGCTTCTCTCCCAGGACATCCGGACTCCCTGTGGAGAGTGCTTTGTGAAGGATGGGATGACCCAGCTTGTGAAGGAGGGAGCAGTCCTCAACATTAAAATGAGGGGCAAGGAAGATGCTGAGCAGGTTGGGAGTGGGCCCAAACCCTGACAGGTTTCTACCCCAGGACTCCTCAAGGGGAGAGAGCACTGCACACAAGCCACAGGAACCATTTAGGGGAGTGAGGCAAGGGCAAGTGAGCCCAGGTGCTGAGTGGGTGAGTGAACACAGTGGTGCAGTAGATGAGAAAAAGCCTATGAAGAGAAGATGGTGGAACATGGAGCCCCACTTGCCCATAGGGCCCCCTTGAGCCAAGGCAGTTAGAAATGTGGGAAGAGATGGCACCAGATGGAAAGTGCCTGGTGTTTACAGTGTGTGCTAGCACCCTGGGGTTGGGGCTCCACGAGAAAGTGCGCAGTCCCCAGCCTCCAGTCTTCCTTGGCAGTTACAAATCTCAGGCTGAGGTGGGGTTGGCCCAGACTTGGCTCGCTCCTCCCCACAGCAGAGCGTGGAGAAGTGGAGAGTCCCTAGGAGTGGCTCTTCCAGGGTCAAAGAAGCAACAACAGGAAGGGGGCCGTGGAGGGAAGAGAGACATGAGGGAGACATGAGGAAGCACCTTGCAGGGACCCAGCCAGCACACCCTTGCTTTGaattctctgcttctgtctgaGTTTCTGAGAGCAGCTGGTGagttttcagaaaaggaaagcaggCTGGAGACGCACCAGGGAGATGGGTCCCAGGATCCATCCAACGTATTGTCCACCAGTCCACCTCCCTCCACCTGACATGTTTCCCATCTTCCACCCCAACATCTGCATTGCTCCTGGtgcctccctccctgggcacAGGTGACTCCTAGGCTTTGGCCTCCATTCCTGAGGACTTCTAACGGGGAGAGTATCCCTGTCTATGATATGAGAGCATTGGATTTAGATTAAAACTCCAAAGGGAATTGGGGAAAGGAGATTTGGTCCCCTTATCAGACCCTCTACCTGAGATCTAGAGGCCTGAGGCTGAGGTGAAGAGTGGAGAACCAGTTCCAGCCCTGTGACTCTGAGGCCCCTGTCCTCTGCCAAGGTCCTGTCCTGGTCAGGTTACAGGCACCACAGGTTCCAAGGCCAGGGAAGGGTACTCGGGGCTGAGGAAAGTCGTGGGAGGGAACCtgagctgagccaggagcctgacctggATGGAGCAGGTAACTTAGTGGGTGAAAGAGCTTGTTGTCCCAGGGGAGAGCACGGTGGGTTCTGGGTGCCCTGGGCAAGACCTGAAGGACTGCAGAAGGGGACTGCAGAGAGGCGCAGGGGTCTCCCAGGGATCCAGATGAGCTGCCCTTCCTATGGCCCGGAAAAGCATTCTGCCTAGAAGGATACTGCAGGGCTCCAGGGGCAATGTGGAAGTATGATGTCCTGAGTGGTCTCTTCACTGTCATCAGAGATCCCCTTCATCTTGGGGCACTCACTTTGAATCCTATTGACCCCAGGGCCAGATGGgcccaaagacattttttttggtttttcttagaACAGCTGAGGCAagcttgcattttctttctttttttctttcttttttaagattttatttatttatttatttattttattttattttttaagattttatttatttattcatagacacacagagagagaggcagagacacaggcagagggagaagcaggctccatgcagggagcccaatgtgggactcgaacccgggtctccaggatcacaccccaggctgcaggcggtgccaaaccgctgcgccaccagggctgcccaagattttatttattgagagagaaagtgagagacatAGGGACCAGATCccgcgctgagcagggagccctatgcgggatgcaggggggctccgtcccaggacactgggatcatgacctgagccaaaggcagacacttaacgactgagccacccaggtgccccaagactgcATTTTCAAAAGGAAGTTAATTAGCATTGAAAGGGAGAATTTGGAGATGGCAGAaaacatggctgtccaatttccaaAGCAGGACTTGTGCCCTCACAATCAACCCATTCTGGCCCCTGGACTGGGCAGCCGTGTGGCCCTTGGCCTGGAGTGGAGCTGCCGCAGCCCCTGCCTATCTCCACCTGCCATCGTGCTCTTCCCTGTGCTCTGGGGATGTCGTCTGGGACACACTACTCTGGAAGGTCAaggcccttccccttccccttccccttccccttccccttccccttccttcccttcccttcccctgccaCCCACTTGGCTCCTACAGATGtccagttggttgagcaccctGTGCTGGCAACCTTATCCCTCTAGGTCAGAGCCAGGCCATCCTTACTCCTGCGGCTCCGTTAACCGCCAGTcctgggatgggggagaggggtgCTTCTTACTCTAGTGGGCCCTCCAGCCGGACCTCCTCCCGTAGCTTGTCCGTAGCCTTCGCCTTCCTGGAGGTCCCCCAGCGCCGGGCGGAGGGCTGGTAGGAGCTCTCGTCACTCGCTGGGCCCTGCCAGCCCTGGGAGAGGCCCAGCAGGGCCCGGGTCTGGCGGAGGAAGCTGGGGCTGGAGAAGCAGTAGAGCACAGGATCCAGGACACTGTTGAGGTAGGTGAAGGCCAGGGAGCCATGGAAGAGCTGTGTGCACACGGCCAGGGCGTGGCAGGCGCGCAGGCGGAAGGCCACCATGGAAGCCAAGCCGAAGATGACGCTGGGCAAGAAGCAGACGGTGTAGACAGCCACCACCACGGCCAGCATGCGCACGGCTCTCTGCGGGCCCGCCTGGCCACCCAGGCTGCGGCGCCAGATGGTAAGCCCGATGCTCACGATGGCAAAGAGGATGAGCGCCAGCGGCAGGAAGAATTCCAACAGGAACAGTGCCTGGTGCCAGCGGACTGAGGCCGAGGGCTTTGCTCCCAGTCGGTAACTGAGGCAGGAGTGGTCGGTGTAGGCGGCCAGGAGCAGGTGCCCGTTGAGGAGCAGGATGCTCCCCCAGAGCCCCGCGGCCACCTTGGCGGCAGCCCACACGGACACCTGGCTCAGCACGTGGTGGGGCCACACCACCTTCAGGTAGCGGTTGAGGGCGATGGCCGTGAGGAAGACCACGCTGGCCGAGCGGTTGGTGGACAGCATGAAGAGGTTGAGCTTGCAGATGGTGGCTCCGAAGCGCCAGTGCTCGTGCAGGAAGTAGTAGTCCACGCGCAGGGGCAGGTTGATGATCAGGAGAAAGTCAGCAACGACCAGGCTGACCAGGAACACCGTGTTGGAAGTCCAGGGCCGCGTGTGGAAGCAGAAGATGAAGAGAGCCAAGCTGTTGCCCAGCAGGCCCAGGACAAACTCCACACCCAGGATTGGCGCCAGGAAGGCAGACACCAtgtgggaggaggctgggaggcaggaacCCAAGGCCTCTCCGGGGGCCCCCAAGTCTGTGGTGAAGGCAGAAGGAGTTGAagacaggaggggagggagggagggtgggagggaggcagggagagtggagggagggagggaaaggaggggagaggaagagctCAGGTTATGAGATTCCATGGGCTGCTTGGGCCATGGACCTGAGAGAAGCTTCCAGGCTTCCTACCCTGCCTCTCGTTCAGGGCAAAGTGGAATGATGCTATCAGCTGGCCACCACAATGACTCAATATCCTGGGGTTTTCATCAGCATCTTTGCAGCCACTGAGAAACACCCAGCATTTCTGTTTACAGGCAAAGGGGAACACCTTCAgcccttcttcccctcttcctgcccctacCACTGAGTGACCTGGCCAGAGAGGTTgctgaaggggggtggggggagtctgtGCTGCCCCTGGCAGAGGAGGAGAACAGGGCTCAGCAGGGGtgaaacagaggcccagggagaccctgaggtgggagggaggcccagctggggtgaggtggggaagaGTGTCCGCAGCCCTGAGGGGTCACACATTTGCTTGCCTGGAGGCTGGAGCTGGTCCTGGCCACCCATAGCTCTCGGCATCACTCAGGCCACCCTATACTCCCTTACTTACCCCCATCATATGGACAGACTGAGCGGCTGCCTCCCTGCCCGCACCAGCCCCGGCAGCAGGGAGTGTGGAGCCAACAGGACATCGTCCCAGTCCAGCCGACACGGGGACCATGGTGCTCACGGCCTCGTGGAATAAGCCTGTTGGCGGCCCGTCAGCCTGCTGTAGTTACTCCCAGATCCCCGGTGGCCTGAAGTCCGTGTGCACCACGAAAGGCCTCCACCCGTGGAGGGCTCCCCTGCCAGTTTCTACTGACCTGGGACCAGGGGCTTCTCCCCCAGACAGAACAATCCTGAGAGCCTCTGAAATGCCCCGTCCACCGTCCGCTCCACCTATCCCCACCCGCCCTTCGCTACAGACAGGGCAGTAGAGGCCAGGGCTGTCTTCAGACAAGACGCAAGTCCTGCTGTCCACTGCGAGGCGTTCTCAGGAGCCCATGGGGCCGCAGGCTCCTGACGACCTGGGACAGCACCAGGGGAGGCTGCAGTTCCAGGCTGTAGGACCTGACAAGACCCGCCTCGCCAGCTGGGCTTTAGGCACAGGGACTGTTGGCCTCTTTCCCTCTCAGAGCCTCTGGGCCTCTCCTCCGTCCTGGACTCCCGTCGGGCCGAGGCTGAGGGAGACAGACTGGGACAGGCTGTGACCACGAGGTGTAGGGTGGTGAGACCACCAACCTGAGCTCTGAATGCAGACAGGCCTTGTTTGGAAAACAGCTGCTTGTTTCCTAAACCTCTTAGGGAATTCTCTAGCACAGAGCTAATGTTCAGAAAAACAGCAGatctaattttcattattttctcaggTTAGGTCTGCCCTGGGCACGAGGGACAATCTTGTCTTGTCATGGCTGCCTGGCCCCGTGCAGGGACCTCCCTGGGACATTCCCGTGTCCTCGGCTCCTGCACAGAGCAACACCCTCCTGCAGCCCTAGTTCTCAACAGCCTCTGCCTTCACGTCCTGGGCTGGGGGAATCTGGGGCACCTTGCAGGGTTTCTGGATTAGGAGAGGAATGCCTTAGGGGTGGAGAGGTGGGTGCAGCCCCTGACACCCCTTAGGACGAAAGCCCTTTCAGAAAGCCAGGTTCCCATCTGCCCTCCAGTGGAGCAAATCAAAACAGTGAGCTGCCAGGCTGCAGTGGGGGAAGGCAGGGTGTAGATCCCACCGTTTCCAGAGGAAGCTTTGACTCTAACCGGGGACCTACCCATCCAGATCCAGCTTCCATTACTCGTACATGTGACCCCTTCTGGATTTCTCCCTGAAGTCCCAGGAAACCGAGCTCTGATCTCCACTGTAGGCTCCAGGTTTTGTCTCTACCCACTGCTGCCTCTGGGGCTCCCAGCACTCCTGGACTCCGAAGTGTGCCCAGGAGCCATCTGAGTCTTTGGACACGGCGCCTGTACCTAGCAGGGGAGCAGACATCCGCCCTGCTGCCAGCTTTGGTTATCATGATCTTCATGTGCTAACATGGGTTAACTCGGGGATGGGGTGGATCCtgtgtttttaagtatttttgttttctgcaatTAATACACATCACTTTTTGCTGGGAAGAAAACCTAACAGGTGCTATATTTAAAAGTCacataagggcagcctgggtggctcagcggtttggtgctgccttcggcctagggcgtgatcctggtgacccaggatggagtcccgcatcgggctccctgcatggagcctgcttccccctctgcctgtgtccttgcctctctctctgtctctctcatgaataaataaaaaaataataaaataaaataaaataaaataaaataaaataaaataaaataaaataaaataaaataaataaaagtcacataaaaagggcacctgagtggctcagtggttgagcatctccctttggcccaaggcgtgaccccggggtcctgggatctcccacatcgggctccccgcttggagcctgcttctccctctgctagtatctctgcctctctctctgtctctcatgaataagtaaaacctctaaaaaaataaaagtcacataaaaagaataaatgggaaaGATCAAGAGTTAGAGGGACGCTATGAGCTGTGCCCCCAGGACATGCACAGGAGTCTGAATGGATGGGCCACACACACAGTGAAGGGAGCCCCCGTTACAAGTAGAGACACCCAATAACAGATGGTCCACATGTCTACATTGACGTGGtgcccctgacacacacacacacacacacacacacacacacacagagtcacagGAGCACATGGGGTCTGCCATTGATATGCATGCAGATGTACAGGTGTTTGTCCACCAGGAAGCCTTTATTGGGGGCCTTCTCGGTGGCAGGCAAATGCTGCGCTGAGCCTGTGGGGACAGAGGGATGAAGAGCAGCCCAGCCTCTCGGCTGAGAGGACCAGAGGAGGGTGGATGGTGATGCCCAGGGCTCAGCGCTGGGGacactgagtggctcagcagcaGTATGTGCAGAAGCAGAGAGGGTAGGGGAGTGATGGGGGGGACACTGTGGCTGCTTCAGGGCCACACCAGGAGGATCAGCCCAGGGGCTTCTTGCGCGTGGGGTCCTGGGTCACAGCCAGGGCCACAGAGCCTCGCCCTCGCTCCCAGGCATACCTGCGGAGACACAGGTGGGCAGGGGTCAGACAGGTGGGCCCTGAGGATCCCAGGGAAAGGAGGGTGGTCCCACAGCCAGGGGAAAGAGAGAGTCCTTCTGTGCACTCACGCGTTCCCGGCTGGCACCAGAAGGCTGTCATCTGGGGCCAGGCTCAGATGCTGTTCCCCCATCGTCACCATAGAGGAGCCCTCCTGGGAAAGAGGAACAGGAGAGTAGGAATGAAGGCTGTTAGACCTCAACACCtgtccaggtgtccctgaatctTGACAAGGAGGCCCTGGGAACCAAATCAGGCTCTGGGAATCCAAGGCCCAGGAGCAGCCTGGGGCCTGTGGGCAGGAGGACATGCCACCCTCTCCCAGGGGTCCCACTTGCCAACTGCCACAGCCACACATCCACGTCCTGTCCTGGGTGTTTGCTGCTGCCCTGTCCATGGACGATCACCTGGTAGGAAGTGACATACATCTTTCTGGTGCTTCAGCCCCACACTGGAGATGGCCTTGACCCTGGCGCCCAGACACCAGGCCCATAGAAccaggcacaaaaaaaaaaaaaaaagaaccaggcaCAGCCTAATCTTCATGTGTAGATTGAATCAAGACCAGGACTTGGAGAGGAAAGCTGCCAGGCCGCAGGCCTCCCTGCCACTCCCATGATGAGCAGTGCTGCCTGCCTGCCATCCAGGACCACGCATGCCTGCCCTACACGCACATGCACATCGGATTGCTCTGCTCCCATCACTACAACTGCTGACCCGACCCATATGAAGGCATGACTGCCAGGGGCACACTCAGGACACAGGCACTTGTGTGTGCATGGCTTAGTGTGGCCTCATGTATCACAGACACACATAGTTTCCCAAAGAGTGCCCACCTGCCTTCTTCCATGAGAATCtggcctgaggaggaggagggagatg
Proteins encoded in this region:
- the OXER1 gene encoding oxoeicosanoid receptor 1, encoding MESHNLSSSSPLLSLPPSTLPASLPPSLPPLLSSTPSAFTTDLGAPGEALGSCLPASSHMVSAFLAPILGVEFVLGLLGNSLALFIFCFHTRPWTSNTVFLVSLVVADFLLIINLPLRVDYYFLHEHWRFGATICKLNLFMLSTNRSASVVFLTAIALNRYLKVVWPHHVLSQVSVWAAAKVAAGLWGSILLLNGHLLLAAYTDHSCLSYRLGAKPSASVRWHQALFLLEFFLPLALILFAIVSIGLTIWRRSLGGQAGPQRAVRMLAVVVAVYTVCFLPSVIFGLASMVAFRLRACHALAVCTQLFHGSLAFTYLNSVLDPVLYCFSSPSFLRQTRALLGLSQGWQGPASDESSYQPSARRWGTSRKAKATDKLREEVRLEGPLE